The window CATCATGGAGTTTTGGGGTGTGGAAGTTAAGGCTGGTGAGTCCGTTAAGGTCTTTGATGAAAAGTTTTCAGTCATACATATTTCTCAGGCGGCTCTAGGCGGCGATCTAAATGGAGAAGACAAGGGTTTATTAATCCCTCTTCGTGTAAAGATAGAAGGAAACACGTTCATTATGGGATCACTATCCGTCGAAAACTTTCCTCAAGTTTTCTTTGACCTAGTTTTCGATAAAGAGTTTGAATTGTCTCACGATTCCAAGCATGCCAGTGTCCACTTTATTGGATATAAGGCTATggtagatgatgatgatttttcATCATCTGATGATTCTGATCAGGATGATTTGATCGCAgcaaaaacaacaacaaaagatGATGGTACGTAATTAATTAGTACTATAACTTGCATgcatatataaaatttgatattttttctttaataattaacctagctagctagctaattaattaactaattaaggggattgttttatttttcaaataattcttattatatatagttcATACTATTGAGAAATTAATGGGTACCGTAAATGGGGACAAATCTACTCTGCCCAAAGTAACGGAGccagagaagaagaagaaagagggTGATAAggtatatataattgtatataaaaaaaagtttctttAAATAAATCCCAATTGAAAAACTGATCAATTACTTACTTCTtctgtttattattattattatccagGCCATAGACGAGGAAGAAGAGTCGGATGATGATTCTGAGGACGAGTCAGACTCGTCAGAAGATGAGGAGGAGGAGACGACACCTATAAAATCTACTCATAAGATGATCAATGAGGGTGATGATCATGATAGctctgatgatgatgatgatgaatctTCAGatgatgtatatatatttgtttttattgattaattaaaaatgaaagtatatatatatataaattaattataaatgatcccaattgattttgttttcttttcctcaggatgatgatgatgatatcgaagattcagaagaagaagatgatgatgaggatATAAAGACGAGAGCtaaagaagaggaggaggaagtatgtttttgataataatCTATAATTGGATCGAtcgatgaagatgatgatgatgaagattagttaatttaaatatttaatcttgttgttgttgtttgttttgatgatttttaaaagatgatgatgatgatgaagggTACTGGTggtaataagaagaagaagaagagaagtgCCGAATCTGTTTCATCGATTCTATTCTCCTCTAAAAAGGCAAAATCTCAAACTGATCAAATAGGTATAAATTAATCTTCTTATATTGTATTGTATTATTGTTATggcttcattatatattaatattgtttttcattgaatgattaatgtaaattgtgttttatattaattaggTAGAAAGAAGGGCGGCGGCGGCAGAGGCGGCAGAGGCGGCGGCGGCCGTGATCGTGGAAAGAAATCTGATGTTGGGAAgactccttcttcttcttctctcaacAAATCAAGGTTTTAAATCGGCAAATTTGATGCATAGAACTTATAATCCACACATTTTtttacactttatttatttttatttcttataattacAAGTATAGCACTCTTTTTTTACCCTATATTTTACTATTATAAGTATccatacaattttaataagttttgtttaatttgGTTCAACTATAAGACCTTAAATTCATTCTCATACCCAAATTAAATCATTCTCTTTAGTTACTCTTAATTACTGAAATATAGAatgagtttaaaataatatatatgtatatatatttttaaaatatttattttcaaatatctcatttaaatattaattttaataatataatatgttgtaatatatcttaattatatatatatatatatatatatatttacaatttaataaTCATAACTCTagttttaagtattttaaaacaaattattgtttttgtttttatttcatatttcaacTATCTTGAAAAAAGTGGGGatcttcttaaattaatatagattttattttataacttttaaaataagattattaataaataatagattgtataaatttttaattttatttccaaaaattcaatatttgtaAAGtgaatattaagaatatataattattattacttctattattattatatataatatatttatatatgaacagattttttctaatattaatatttaaaaagattcattcatattttgaatatgtaaaagtttatatatatatatatatatatatatatatatatatataaatttacaacGTTAAATTTTGTAATTGTAACACtctaatatttgaattaagtaACAATGTGAATGAAATGTTTAATtaaccaaaatttaaataaaataatgagattgttggttgagtaatactaataaaaaaagtcTTAATACGGAGTAGTTTTTCATTCGGTAATATCTTGATTTTCAATGAGTATAAGAAAACACCGATCAGTTCTAATACGAAAGATAGAAGTACAAAGAaagaatttcttaaaaaaaaaatttagactAGTAATTTTATTAAGGAGCTAAGAATGGTAATGATTTCATCTTTTTAGAGTTTGTCTCATATATTTGGTTTGTTGGATTTTTTACGTATCAAAATTTTtgatcactagtaaaaaaagggtTTTACCGAAAGATTTTCCCGACAGATTTATATCTCAATCGATAGAGGTGCCGAAAGGAAGAAATCTGCAGCAAATGAAAAAAGATGCCGACAGGTTctatatatctttcggctttgaatactttcaaaaaataatatttttttgaatgatgaataccgaaagatatagtctatatctttcggttttaatccttttcaaaaaaatcaaaaaacgACTAAGTGTTGGTTTTTTTAGAGGTATACTgaaatatatagattatatctTTCGACTTTAATccctttaaaaaaatcaaaaacgaCTAAGTGTTGTGTTTTTTTAgggatataccgaaagatatagactatatctttcggctttgatccctttaaaaataataaaaaaaatggctAAGTGTTGAGTTTTCtttaagggtaaaaccgaaagatatagactaTATTTTTCGGCTTTGATCCctttaaaaaaagttaagaaaACGGCTAAGTGTTTAGTTTTCCttaagggtaaaaccgaaagatatagactatatctttcggctttgatctcttcaaaataaaataaagaaacgGCTAAGTGCTAgtttttttaaaccaaaaccgaaagatttaggtATATCTTTCGATTTTGCTAAAGAATACAGAAAGATTTATCCTATTGGGTTTAACTATGAGAAGATAGATGCATGCTATTTTGGAAGAACGACAAAAATTTGGagtcttgcagagtttgcggccTTTCTAGAttgaaagtcgaccaaacaagtgacGTAGTTCGGAATAAGCAAAATGGAAAATTTATGCCCACTAAGGTGTTAAGATATTttcctttaataccaagactgtaGAGGATGTACATGTGCTCTAAGACCGTTCCAATGATGAGATAGCACAAGAATGTAAGAGTTGAAGGTGATATGTTGAGACATCCAGCTGATTCATACACTTGGAAAACGTTTGTTGAGAGGTATAAGGATTTCGCGTCGGACCCCCGTAGCGTGagacttggtttatcaagcgatgggtttcaaccttttgcaaatgaaaaaaaagtcaTTCAGTATTTGACCggttattttaatttcttctaaCGTGTCACCCACTTTTTGCATGAATTCTAGCATGGTAATTCCAGGTCCAAAtagtttttctaaaatatatatatacaatatagtTCAAATTTCATCGTGAGATAAcgtattaagaaataaataatttaaaatacatcttaaaatattttgaatatatggGAGTCAAATTTGACAACCAACCGTCTATTTAATTAGTTGGATATTGGATGTACTTTtacaattattgttttttattttttattttctctagttttttattattaaatacttatattttaattaaataatatattatataaaaaatttaagtatatatatttatttaaaaaacatttaattatatgattaagataaattatgtgtaaattatataaatttttttattaatttattaatttaaacatgaatataaatatatatataattttcaatatttttattataaattaataaataatttaaaatatatatatattaattaaataaatatatttaagtttgttaattgatatattatttaattaacatataaagaaattgaataataaaaacataagggtttaaaattaacatacGGGTTTAAAATTTCACTTCTAAATTTcgacttttatatttttttgtttttacggAAGTTATGTCACATTACTGTTTTTCATTCGAATGCCTCATCTTTAAAGGTGTGTTGTACAATCTGAAATTGATTGAGTTCAATGCATGCCTTATCTATCCTTTCGTGTGTTCCGCTCTAGAATGGACGCAACGAAAGACTTTGATAGTAAGCTTAATCTCGGGTactgttttaaaaaaagtttttatgtGGGTTATATTAAAGAACTCACTTACCTTTCTCTCGAATCtcgtaaaaatataaacaagaagACTATCCTTGCGAAAGTTGTCTGGTCTTATTGAGATGAGGAATCGAAAATGATGTTCTTTAGTATGAACATATCATTTGGCCCGTACATGTTTAGATAGTTCATACTAGgacatattaatttaattaactttgAGAGGcaccactttagtttacttcatAAAGAATATCAGAGATTTGCTTTTAAGGGTTCGGTTCTTGGTTAAGTATTAGAAAATGGTTGTAGCGTTATGTCTTATATTCCCGTCCAAAATGACAGTCGCTACTCAAACATATTTAGTCATTAGATATTTGAAAAAGATTGTTATACATGTGTTATGAATTCATAAATCTTTTCTCTTGTGTATCCTATCATGTATCTAAATGAGGGGCTAACCATATATCTTGCTTAGAGATGACCTTTATGCGTTCATTAAGTTTAATTTAGACAAGGTTAAGATAAAAGAGTAACGAACGTGTCCCAAGCATGAAGAAAGCACAAATGTGAAGTGAAAATTCACAAGTTACTTGATTGAAATTTAGACCGTGGATCCTTGTAGAAAAGGAGTCCACGAGTGTAGGAAAAATCCCATTGAAAATTTCGATGTATTGAAGTCCCGTTTATGACACTACAAAAGTCGAg is drawn from Impatiens glandulifera chromosome 3, dImpGla2.1, whole genome shotgun sequence and contains these coding sequences:
- the LOC124929823 gene encoding histone deacetylase HDT1-like, yielding MEFWGVEVKAGESVKVFDEKFSVIHISQAALGGDLNGEDKGLLIPLRVKIEGNTFIMGSLSVENFPQVFFDLVFDKEFELSHDSKHASVHFIGYKAMVDDDDFSSSDDSDQDDLIAAKTTTKDDVHTIEKLMGTVNGDKSTLPKVTEPEKKKKEGDKAIDEEEESDDDSEDESDSSEDEEEETTPIKSTHKMINEGDDHDSSDDDDDESSDDDDDDDIEDSEEEDDDEDIKTRAKEEEEEMMMMMKGTGGNKKKKKRSAESVSSILFSSKKAKSQTDQIGRKKGGGGRGGRGGGGRDRGKKSDVGKTPSSSSLNKSRF